One stretch of Malus domestica chromosome 14, GDT2T_hap1 DNA includes these proteins:
- the LOC103431071 gene encoding subtilisin-like protease SBT4.12, whose product MMDTGIWPEGESFKDEGFGPPPKKWKGVCEGGKNFTCNKKIVGARYYLTDSARDFWGHGTHCASIVARSPVKDVSFYGLANGTTRGGVPVARITAYKVCDLDFGCSSDSIMAAFDDAIADEVDIISISLNGFFRSEPHFYIDPIAIGAFHAMKKGILTSQSAGTIFNSYKVGPVSSVAPWIFTVAASTTDRRIIDSTVLAIGKKLVVCLIHFLFQQNKNIL is encoded by the exons ATGATGGACACTGGAATTTGGCCTGAAGGTGAGAGCTTTAAAGATGAAGGTTTTGGTCCTCCTCCTAAGAAGTGGAAAGGTGTTTGTGAAGGCGGCAAAAATTTCACCTGCAACAA AAAGATCGTTGGTGCTCGATATTACTTAACAGACTCTGCAAGGGATTTCTGGGGTCATGGAACTCACTGTGCATCAATTGTAGCCAGGAGTCCTGTAAAGGATGTAAGCTTTTACGGACTAGCAAATGGTACTACAAGAGGAGGTGTACCTGTTGCGAGAATCACAGCATATAAAGTCTGTGATCTTGATTTCGGGTGTAGTTCAGACAGTATCATGGCTGCTTTTGACGATGCAATTGCTGATGAAGTTGACATCATTTCAATTTCACTTAATGGATTTTTTCGTTCTGAGCCTCATTTTTATATTGACCCGATTGCAATTGGTGCCTTTcatgccatgaagaaagggaTACTAACTTCACAGTCTGCCGGAACCATATTTAATAGTTATAAGGTTGGTCCTGTGTCAAGTGTAGCACCATGGATATTCACAGTTGCAGCTAGTACCACAGATCGCCGGATTATTGACAGCACTGTTCTTGCAATTGGAAAGAAACTAGTCGTATGTctcatccacttcctttttcaacaaaataaaaacattttatGA